The following are encoded in a window of bacterium SCSIO 12643 genomic DNA:
- the gyrA gene encoding DNA gyrase subunit A, whose translation MSDGEKILKVNIEEEMKSAYIDYSMSVIVSRALPDVRDGMKPVHRRVLYGMLDLGVYSNKAYKKSARIVGEVLGKYHPHGDSSVYDTMVRMAQPWSLRYPLVDGQGNFGSVDGDSPAAMRYTEARLRKLSEEMLADIEKDTVDFTLNFDDSLQEPTVLPALLPNLLLNGASGIAVGMATNMPPHNLTEIVNGTLAYIDNKDITFDELLTHVKAPDFPTGGIIYGYDGVRQAFETGKGRIVIRAKAEIEETSTGRERIVVTEIPFLVNKADMISKTAELVNDKKIEGISDIRDESDRSGMRIVYELKREAITNVVLNNLYKHTALQTSFSVNNVALVQGRPYLLNLKEMIGHYVDHRMDVVTRRTQFELKKAEDRAHILEGLIIASDNIDEVIKIIRGSSNTEEARNKLIERFKLTEIQARAIVEMRLRQLTGLEQEKLRAEYDELMKTIERLKEILANESLRYDIIKEELTRIRDKYGDDRMTTIEYNSADFRIEDMIPNEKVVITISHLGYIKRTPLAEFKTQARGGRGSRGSTTRNEDFLEEMFVANTHNYLLVFTQKGKCYWMRVFEIPEGGKTSKGRAIQNMINIENDDKILAYINVEDLKDQEYINSMNIVMCTKNGVIKKTSLEAYSRPRTNGIIAINVREGDELLEAKLTTGNSQIIMALHSGRAIRFEESKVRTMGRGASGVRGITLTGPEDRVVGMVCVDDVETSVLVVSENGYGKRTAVDDYRITNRGGKGVKTMQITDKTGKLIAIKNVTDEDDLMIINKKGITIRMALKAIRVMGRATQGVRLINLGSGDSIAAVAKVPHDESEDELDEAVEGDNVTNENANGTDNASEAENND comes from the coding sequence ATGTCGGACGGAGAAAAGATTTTGAAAGTCAATATTGAAGAGGAAATGAAATCGGCTTACATTGATTACTCGATGTCGGTAATCGTTTCCAGAGCATTACCTGATGTACGGGATGGTATGAAGCCAGTGCATCGAAGAGTGCTTTATGGAATGCTCGATTTGGGAGTTTACTCTAACAAAGCTTATAAAAAATCTGCAAGGATTGTAGGGGAAGTACTTGGTAAATATCACCCACATGGTGATTCATCTGTTTATGATACAATGGTACGTATGGCACAACCCTGGTCACTTCGTTACCCGTTGGTAGATGGACAAGGTAACTTTGGTTCTGTAGATGGTGATAGTCCAGCAGCAATGAGGTATACGGAAGCAAGATTACGTAAGTTGTCTGAGGAAATGTTGGCAGATATTGAGAAGGATACTGTTGATTTTACATTAAACTTTGATGATTCGTTGCAAGAACCAACAGTATTGCCAGCATTGTTACCTAATTTGTTATTGAATGGAGCAAGTGGTATTGCAGTAGGTATGGCGACCAATATGCCTCCTCATAACCTGACAGAAATCGTTAATGGTACGTTGGCATATATCGATAATAAAGATATAACGTTTGATGAGTTATTGACGCATGTGAAAGCTCCTGATTTCCCAACAGGAGGAATTATTTATGGTTATGATGGTGTACGTCAGGCTTTCGAAACCGGCAAAGGAAGAATTGTTATTCGTGCAAAAGCGGAAATTGAAGAAACTTCAACAGGTAGAGAACGAATCGTAGTTACTGAAATTCCATTCCTGGTAAACAAAGCCGATATGATCTCCAAGACGGCTGAATTGGTAAACGATAAAAAGATTGAAGGGATTTCTGATATCCGTGATGAATCGGATAGATCAGGTATGCGTATCGTTTACGAATTGAAGCGTGAGGCCATTACCAATGTGGTATTAAATAATTTATATAAGCATACTGCATTGCAAACTTCTTTTTCAGTAAATAATGTGGCGTTGGTTCAAGGACGTCCATATTTATTGAATTTGAAAGAAATGATTGGTCATTATGTGGACCATAGAATGGATGTAGTAACGAGAAGAACGCAGTTTGAATTAAAGAAAGCTGAAGATCGTGCGCATATCCTGGAAGGTTTAATTATTGCTTCTGACAATATTGACGAGGTGATTAAAATCATCAGAGGTTCTAGTAATACGGAAGAGGCTAGAAATAAATTGATCGAGAGGTTCAAGTTAACGGAGATTCAGGCACGTGCGATTGTAGAAATGCGTCTACGTCAGTTAACCGGACTGGAGCAAGAGAAGTTAAGAGCGGAGTACGATGAATTGATGAAAACGATTGAGCGTTTGAAAGAGATTTTGGCAAACGAGTCTTTAAGATATGATATTATCAAAGAAGAGTTGACCAGAATCCGTGATAAGTATGGTGATGATCGTATGACGACCATTGAGTATAACTCAGCGGATTTCAGAATTGAGGATATGATTCCAAATGAAAAAGTGGTAATCACTATTTCTCATCTGGGATATATCAAAAGAACACCTTTGGCAGAATTCAAAACACAGGCAAGAGGAGGTAGAGGATCCAGAGGGTCAACGACTCGTAATGAGGACTTCCTTGAAGAAATGTTTGTAGCGAATACCCATAACTATCTATTGGTATTCACGCAAAAAGGAAAATGTTACTGGATGCGTGTATTCGAAATACCTGAGGGCGGAAAGACTTCGAAAGGTAGAGCGATCCAAAACATGATCAATATTGAAAATGATGATAAGATTTTAGCATATATTAATGTAGAAGATCTTAAAGATCAAGAATACATCAACAGTATGAATATTGTGATGTGTACCAAAAATGGGGTGATCAAGAAAACAAGCTTAGAAGCTTATTCAAGACCAAGAACCAACGGTATTATCGCGATTAACGTAAGAGAAGGTGATGAGTTACTTGAAGCAAAATTAACGACAGGTAATTCTCAAATTATTATGGCGCTTCATTCAGGTAGAGCAATTCGATTTGAAGAAAGCAAAGTAAGAACCATGGGAAGAGGTGCTTCTGGTGTGAGAGGTATCACGCTTACAGGTCCGGAGGACAGAGTGGTAGGAATGGTTTGCGTAGACGATGTGGAAACCAGTGTACTTGTGGTTTCTGAAAATGGCTATGGAAAGCGAACTGCAGTCGATGATTATAGAATCACAAACCGTGGTGGTAAGGGTGTTAAAACCATGCAGATTACGGATAAAACAGGTAAGCTGATTGCCATTAAGAATGTGACGGATGAGGATGATTTAATGATTATTAACAAAAAGGGAATCACTATTCGTATGGCCTTGAAAGCAATAAGAGTTATGGGACGTGCGACACAAGGGGTTCGTTTGATTAATCTAGGTAGTGGAGATTCCATTGCTGCAGTGGCTAAAGTTCCTCATGATGAAAGTGAGGATGAATTAGATGAAGCAGTAGAAGGAGATAATGTAACAAATGAAAATGCCAATGGCACGGATAATGCTAGTGAGGCAGAGAATAATGATTAA
- a CDS encoding mechanosensitive ion channel family protein — protein sequence MTDLEQIKINAFQIEIVFVVGLALLLTYLVIRLIKRYLFVLVKSEYWIQKIEDSWPRLELIIWFLIGLILLVYMLNNSFLITLVLLGVIFLVGGRYWRDVLNGVIIKFENRIAKGDFLSNDQYAGVIVDLGYRGLQIRMDKGEIGYIPYRGLSDYKVRKLERDLKSEMCAIAVKFKPEISVDAAIQKLKVEILQIPYTMLTKPVKIEVTDLDDSGINLRAIVYTQNSESGKLVEVALFQNLRAQKLLID from the coding sequence ATGACAGATTTAGAGCAAATAAAAATAAATGCGTTCCAAATAGAAATTGTATTTGTAGTAGGATTGGCTTTGTTGCTGACTTATTTGGTCATTCGTTTGATCAAAAGGTATCTATTTGTTTTGGTTAAATCTGAGTATTGGATTCAGAAAATTGAGGACTCCTGGCCAAGACTTGAATTGATTATTTGGTTTCTGATTGGGCTTATTTTACTCGTTTATATGCTCAATAATAGTTTTCTCATAACATTGGTGTTACTGGGTGTGATTTTCCTTGTGGGGGGGAGGTATTGGCGTGACGTTTTAAATGGGGTGATTATTAAGTTTGAGAACCGAATAGCTAAAGGTGATTTCCTGTCTAATGACCAATATGCCGGAGTTATTGTTGATTTGGGATATCGAGGGTTACAAATTCGTATGGATAAGGGTGAGATAGGGTATATTCCATATCGAGGTTTAAGCGATTATAAGGTACGTAAACTTGAAAGGGATTTAAAGAGTGAAATGTGTGCTATCGCAGTGAAGTTTAAACCTGAAATATCTGTAGATGCAGCGATTCAGAAATTGAAAGTTGAAATACTTCAAATTCCATATACGATGCTTACAAAACCAGTGAAAATTGAAGTGACAGATTTGGATGACTCCGGAATAAACCTTAGAGCCATTGTGTATACGCAGAATTCAGAAAGTGGTAAACTGGTAGAAGTAGCGTTATTTCAGAATTTAAGAGCGCAGAAGCTTTTGATAGATTAA
- a CDS encoding alpha/beta fold hydrolase, which translates to MKLSLQNIWLKLKKPFILCFVVLVVAFVFLNIIARNHAEKFTHFTSERHDRILNLEDSSFSVKANALIYGIPTSKPTNSKIDFDFVEIDTIPGTFDLEIWKLDMEPSKGIVALFHGYRASKSSLWKEALAFYRMGYSVILVDFRAAGNSEGYVCSIGYFEAEDVQRVTNWCETQYPDQKVFLYGASMGAAAIMRAVSDLKTTPDAIMLQSPFASMLGAAKSRFKLMEVPSFPSAHLLTFWGGYINDFDAFSHNPKDYAKNIKCPTLLIHGQLDNRVSWEETKSIFDHLDGYKELATFGKSGHESILNREEANWVYLVTNFMETQNQ; encoded by the coding sequence GTGAAACTCAGTTTACAAAATATCTGGTTAAAACTAAAAAAGCCGTTTATTCTATGCTTTGTTGTTTTGGTTGTAGCCTTTGTATTTCTTAATATCATAGCCAGAAATCACGCAGAAAAATTCACTCATTTCACATCAGAAAGACATGATCGAATTTTAAACTTGGAAGATTCTTCCTTTAGTGTAAAAGCCAACGCTTTGATCTATGGTATTCCTACTTCTAAACCTACAAACTCAAAAATTGATTTTGATTTTGTAGAAATTGATACGATTCCAGGAACATTTGATCTTGAAATATGGAAACTCGACATGGAACCCTCAAAAGGTATTGTGGCTCTTTTTCATGGGTACCGCGCTTCAAAATCTTCTTTATGGAAAGAAGCCCTGGCATTTTACCGTATGGGGTATTCGGTAATTCTTGTTGATTTTAGGGCAGCCGGAAACTCAGAAGGTTATGTTTGTAGTATTGGTTATTTCGAAGCTGAGGATGTTCAAAGAGTTACCAACTGGTGCGAAACTCAATATCCTGATCAAAAAGTTTTCTTATATGGTGCTTCTATGGGTGCTGCTGCAATTATGAGAGCCGTTTCAGATTTGAAAACTACCCCTGATGCTATTATGCTTCAAAGTCCATTTGCTTCAATGTTAGGAGCCGCTAAATCTCGTTTTAAGCTTATGGAGGTTCCTTCATTTCCTTCTGCACATCTACTTACATTTTGGGGTGGCTACATCAATGATTTTGATGCTTTTTCCCATAATCCAAAAGACTATGCAAAAAATATCAAATGCCCTACTCTTTTAATCCATGGTCAATTGGATAATCGTGTATCCTGGGAAGAAACCAAAAGTATATTTGATCATTTAGATGGTTATAAAGAACTTGCAACTTTCGGAAAATCAGGTCATGAATCTATTTTGAATCGTGAAGAGGCAAATTGGGTATATTTAGTTACAAATTTCATGGAAACCCAAAACCAATAA
- a CDS encoding ATP-dependent Clp protease ATP-binding subunit: protein MENNLSPRAKDVLTYSREEALRLGHDYIGNEHFMLGIIREGQGVAIKVLENLNVDVQELRKLIEHAIKPNSKSISQSAQANIPLVKQAEKTLKLTFLEAKLFKSRMIGTEHFLLSILKEHTNVASRILSQFNINYDTVKNELENILSGADNEPTAPRADISDSTPDDEREKPSGFGGSYGSSSSKSKGDSKSKTPVLDNFGRDLTKMAEENKLDPIIGRQKEIERVSQILSRRKKNNPILIGEPGVGKSAIAEGLALRIIQKKVSRVLFGKRVVTLDLASLVAGTKYRGQFEERMKAVMNELEKSDDVILFIDEIHTIVGAGGASGSLDASNMFKPALARGEIQCIGATTLDEYRQYIEKDGALERRFQKVVVEPTSVEETITILENVKSKYEDHHNVTYSPEAIEACVKLTDRYISDRHLPDKAIDALDEAGSRVHITHIVVPDEILNIEKQIEGIKEKKLTVVKRQKYEEAARLRDEEKNLTNQLEVEQKKWEERTRQHRELVTEDSVAEVIAMISGIPTQRIAQKEGEKLVHMKDDLKGSVIGQDEAIEKVVKAIQRNRAGLKDPNKPIGSFIFLGPTGVGKTQLAKVLSRYLFDNHDNLIRIDMSEYMEKFAVSRLVGAPPGYVGYEEGGQLTEKVRRKPYSVVLLDEIEKAHPDVYNILLQILDDGQVTDSLGRKVDFKNTIIIMTSNIGSRELKEFGQGVGFATSAKVSNANSESKGVIERALKKAFAPEFLNRIDDIVLFNTLDQEDIFKIIDIELKSLFHRIHELGYKIELTKAAKEFIATKGYDSQFGARPLKRALQKFLEDPIAEEIIQNNLTEGDTIKVGIDKKNDDVKISVVHPKKSDTEKDK from the coding sequence ATGGAGAATAACTTGTCACCACGCGCCAAAGATGTTTTAACCTATAGCCGGGAAGAGGCTTTAAGGCTGGGCCATGACTATATTGGTAATGAACATTTCATGCTGGGTATTATTCGCGAAGGACAAGGGGTAGCAATTAAAGTTTTAGAAAACTTAAATGTTGACGTTCAAGAGCTCAGAAAATTAATCGAACATGCTATTAAACCAAATAGCAAGTCCATTTCGCAATCTGCTCAAGCCAATATCCCATTGGTAAAACAAGCAGAAAAAACATTGAAACTGACCTTTTTGGAAGCCAAATTATTTAAGAGTAGAATGATCGGAACCGAACATTTTCTACTTTCTATTCTTAAAGAGCATACCAACGTTGCGAGTCGTATCTTATCTCAGTTTAACATAAATTATGATACTGTGAAAAACGAATTAGAAAATATTTTATCTGGTGCTGATAATGAGCCAACTGCTCCCAGAGCAGACATTTCGGACAGCACCCCTGATGATGAAAGAGAAAAGCCTTCTGGATTTGGAGGTTCATATGGTAGTTCATCATCAAAATCGAAAGGTGATTCAAAGTCTAAAACTCCGGTACTAGACAACTTCGGTAGAGATTTAACCAAAATGGCCGAAGAGAATAAATTGGATCCTATCATTGGACGACAAAAAGAAATAGAACGTGTTTCTCAAATCTTAAGTCGTAGAAAGAAAAATAATCCAATCTTAATTGGAGAGCCTGGTGTGGGTAAATCTGCCATCGCTGAAGGATTGGCTTTACGCATTATTCAGAAAAAAGTTTCGAGAGTTCTTTTTGGAAAACGTGTTGTTACTTTGGATTTGGCTTCACTCGTAGCAGGAACCAAATACAGAGGTCAGTTCGAGGAAAGAATGAAAGCAGTTATGAATGAATTGGAAAAATCTGATGATGTTATCCTATTCATTGATGAAATTCACACCATTGTAGGTGCTGGAGGTGCTTCCGGATCGTTAGATGCTTCTAACATGTTTAAGCCTGCACTAGCCCGTGGAGAAATTCAATGTATTGGAGCTACAACTTTGGATGAGTACAGACAGTATATTGAAAAAGACGGTGCTTTAGAAAGAAGATTCCAGAAAGTAGTTGTTGAACCTACTTCTGTAGAAGAAACTATTACGATTCTAGAGAATGTGAAATCCAAGTATGAGGATCATCACAATGTGACATATTCACCGGAGGCCATTGAAGCTTGTGTGAAGTTAACTGACAGATATATCTCAGATCGTCACTTACCGGATAAGGCTATTGACGCATTGGATGAGGCTGGGTCGCGTGTTCATATAACTCATATTGTGGTTCCTGATGAAATTCTGAATATTGAAAAGCAAATTGAAGGAATTAAAGAAAAGAAACTGACCGTTGTTAAACGTCAAAAATATGAGGAAGCTGCGCGCTTAAGAGATGAAGAAAAAAATCTTACCAACCAGTTGGAAGTAGAGCAGAAAAAATGGGAAGAACGTACGCGTCAACACCGTGAACTGGTTACCGAAGATAGTGTCGCTGAAGTCATCGCTATGATTTCCGGGATTCCTACACAAAGGATTGCGCAAAAAGAAGGCGAGAAACTTGTCCATATGAAAGATGACCTTAAGGGAAGTGTGATAGGACAAGACGAAGCTATTGAGAAGGTTGTTAAAGCCATCCAACGTAATCGCGCTGGATTAAAAGATCCAAATAAACCCATTGGCTCTTTTATTTTCCTTGGGCCTACTGGTGTTGGTAAAACTCAATTAGCAAAAGTATTATCCAGATATCTATTCGATAATCATGACAATCTCATTCGAATTGACATGAGTGAATACATGGAGAAATTTGCGGTTTCCAGATTGGTTGGTGCGCCTCCAGGATATGTGGGTTATGAAGAAGGTGGACAACTTACTGAAAAGGTACGTAGAAAACCTTACTCTGTGGTGCTCCTGGATGAGATCGAAAAAGCACACCCTGATGTATATAACATTCTACTTCAAATCTTAGATGACGGACAAGTTACAGACAGCTTAGGACGTAAGGTAGACTTTAAGAATACGATCATCATCATGACTTCAAATATTGGTTCACGTGAACTTAAAGAATTTGGACAAGGTGTAGGATTCGCTACTTCTGCAAAAGTTAGTAATGCCAATTCCGAATCAAAAGGAGTCATCGAACGTGCTTTAAAGAAAGCATTTGCTCCGGAGTTTTTAAATAGAATTGATGACATCGTATTATTCAACACATTAGATCAGGAAGATATCTTTAAGATCATTGATATTGAATTGAAATCATTGTTCCATAGAATTCACGAGTTAGGATATAAGATTGAATTGACCAAAGCAGCTAAAGAATTTATTGCGACTAAAGGTTATGATTCCCAGTTCGGTGCCCGTCCATTGAAACGTGCGTTACAGAAGTTTCTGGAAGATCCAATCGCTGAAGAGATTATTCAAAACAATCTTACAGAAGGTGATACGATCAAAGTCGGAATTGATAAGAAAAATGATGATGTCAAGATTTCAGTCGTCCACCCTAAAAAGAGTGATACTGAAAAAGATAAATAA
- a CDS encoding nucleoid-associated protein: protein MLDFSTVDIKELVIHRVGNKHNEEDFFISQSPFQLTDGLSLMILDYFVKPFMNLQESNQFTHEIDLSYNELNGICKDIFEDPNSLYINSVKILKHLHEQSQHPHIKTGDLFVAYFDDILYQDKMVSAVGIFKSENKTSFLQIGQEDSNLELLEQKGIDIKKLDKGCFVFNIHEENGYSVFSVDSNNYDTEYWINEFLGIRPTEDEVFHTKEYVNLCKGFANEVIQSTENKTEEINFLNKSVKYLERNENIDIEEFKDEILVDDEKKQEFDQYKSMYESQHGVAIPDAFPVSLPVVEKQKKKIKNEIKLDTNIQIKIAVNNPDSTHKFIEQGYDHEKEMNFYKVYYNNEVK from the coding sequence ATGTTAGATTTTTCTACTGTAGATATTAAAGAACTGGTTATTCATCGTGTTGGAAACAAACACAACGAAGAAGATTTTTTCATTTCGCAAAGCCCTTTTCAACTTACGGATGGATTGAGTTTAATGATTTTAGATTATTTCGTAAAACCCTTTATGAATTTGCAGGAGTCTAATCAATTTACCCATGAAATTGATTTGTCATACAATGAATTGAACGGAATTTGTAAGGATATTTTTGAAGACCCAAATTCTTTATACATCAATTCTGTAAAAATTCTAAAGCATCTTCATGAACAAAGTCAGCATCCGCATATCAAAACAGGAGACTTATTTGTAGCTTATTTTGATGATATATTATATCAGGATAAAATGGTTTCGGCAGTGGGTATTTTTAAATCTGAGAATAAAACTTCCTTTTTACAAATTGGCCAGGAAGATTCTAATCTTGAGTTATTAGAACAAAAAGGAATCGACATTAAGAAACTAGATAAAGGGTGCTTTGTCTTCAATATCCATGAAGAAAATGGTTATAGTGTATTTTCGGTAGATAGCAACAATTATGATACGGAATACTGGATTAATGAGTTTTTAGGAATTCGTCCAACTGAAGATGAAGTATTCCATACCAAAGAGTATGTAAACCTTTGTAAAGGCTTTGCCAATGAAGTTATCCAATCCACCGAGAACAAAACGGAAGAAATCAACTTCTTAAACAAGTCTGTTAAATATCTGGAGCGAAATGAAAATATTGACATTGAAGAATTCAAGGATGAAATTCTGGTAGATGACGAAAAAAAGCAGGAATTTGACCAATACAAATCTATGTATGAATCACAGCATGGTGTGGCCATTCCTGATGCCTTCCCTGTTTCATTACCGGTCGTGGAAAAGCAGAAAAAGAAGATTAAAAACGAAATCAAACTAGACACCAATATCCAAATTAAAATTGCGGTAAACAATCCGGATTCAACGCATAAGTTTATTGAACAAGGGTATGACCACGAAAAAGAAATGAATTTTTACAAAGTCTACTATAACAATGAAGTTAAGTAA
- a CDS encoding VOC family protein: MKKKLIYGIQQIGVGTDDAYNAYEWYASTLGSNVIVFEDQNEATFMAPYMGGSPHKKRAILAMNPLGGSGYELWQYTDRTPMAPKSPVIIGDIGINAALVKSNNIEKSYEKLNKKGITLLSAIHEEPDGMKSFYIEDQNSNMLKIKEYNSWYSKTGFDTGGPFGCVIGVSDMDKALAFYTDILEYDQIIYDKSGVFPDLYDLKDGIGNYRRVLLSYYNKRQGGFSNLLGKSQIELIQCLEADTPRKKIFENRYWGDIGFIHLAFDVRNLDLLVQECKDKGYPFRVLSNGSFDMGKAAGYWGYIEDPDGTLIEFVETHKVPIIKWLNLNINLLKREPKQPLPGWMINAMLNKKTEITE; the protein is encoded by the coding sequence ATGAAAAAAAAACTCATTTACGGTATTCAACAAATTGGAGTTGGCACTGACGATGCATACAATGCATATGAATGGTATGCTTCAACTTTAGGGTCCAATGTGATCGTATTTGAAGATCAAAATGAAGCCACATTTATGGCTCCATATATGGGTGGTTCGCCACATAAAAAAAGAGCCATATTGGCCATGAATCCGCTTGGAGGCAGTGGCTATGAACTATGGCAATACACCGATAGAACTCCAATGGCTCCAAAATCACCTGTTATTATTGGAGACATTGGTATTAATGCAGCCCTGGTCAAATCCAACAACATTGAGAAGAGTTATGAGAAGCTAAATAAAAAAGGGATTACGCTACTATCCGCCATTCATGAGGAGCCTGATGGCATGAAAAGTTTCTATATCGAAGATCAAAATAGCAATATGCTAAAAATCAAAGAATACAATTCATGGTATTCTAAAACCGGATTCGATACTGGAGGTCCATTCGGTTGTGTTATTGGAGTTTCTGACATGGATAAAGCTTTAGCATTTTATACTGATATCCTGGAATATGATCAAATCATTTACGATAAAAGCGGGGTGTTCCCTGATCTGTATGATCTTAAGGATGGTATTGGAAACTATAGACGGGTTCTATTATCGTATTACAATAAAAGACAAGGTGGTTTCAGTAATCTCCTCGGTAAAAGTCAAATTGAGTTAATTCAATGTTTAGAAGCGGATACCCCAAGAAAAAAGATCTTCGAAAATAGATATTGGGGTGATATTGGATTCATCCATCTCGCTTTTGATGTACGGAACCTTGACCTTCTGGTACAAGAGTGTAAGGATAAAGGTTATCCATTTAGAGTGCTTAGTAATGGATCATTTGACATGGGAAAAGCAGCTGGCTATTGGGGTTATATCGAAGATCCGGATGGGACACTCATAGAATTTGTAGAAACACACAAAGTTCCAATAATAAAATGGTTAAATTTAAATATAAACCTCCTCAAAAGAGAGCCAAAGCAACCCCTACCCGGCTGGATGATCAATGCCATGCTCAATAAGAAAACGGAAATCACAGAATAA
- a CDS encoding OmpA family protein, translating to MKYSSIVFTVCLISAISSTNVFAQNLVPNGNFDYKKGRRHTHKPWRFVNTVDFYVINGPSTKRPRGSDDWNLPKPKDGSSYIGLRIYSDYREFVQIKLSEKLVYGQKYYFEMWISWSDHSNYYAKQFGASIYPKKPSYTSDFYIFTNPPQIELKDYKGIVQPDSVQWIKVSGVYRAKGGEKYLSIGNFSTTHFKDRLKKKNWWSLNFWHHEAYYFVDKVSLVRLEEYSVEQDSILAENYIDTTITNEQENYIYKIEKDSTLVIENIQFASASDRLLPKSYKDLELILEYLNENPTKNIEIVGHTDNVGTSAANQKLSEKRAKSVYDYFISNYIDKSRISYMGKGENEPIADNETGLGRRANRRVELKLVDSK from the coding sequence ATGAAATACTCTTCAATCGTATTTACAGTATGTTTAATATCAGCTATTTCCAGCACAAATGTTTTTGCCCAGAACTTAGTTCCTAACGGAAATTTCGATTATAAAAAAGGAAGAAGACACACCCATAAACCTTGGCGCTTTGTCAATACGGTGGATTTCTATGTTATAAATGGACCTTCAACAAAACGTCCCAGAGGAAGTGACGATTGGAATCTTCCCAAGCCTAAAGACGGCTCTTCGTATATTGGATTACGAATCTACTCCGATTATAGAGAATTTGTTCAGATAAAACTTTCTGAAAAACTGGTTTACGGCCAAAAGTACTATTTCGAAATGTGGATCAGCTGGAGTGACCATTCTAATTATTATGCCAAGCAATTTGGAGCCTCTATTTATCCTAAAAAACCTTCTTATACCTCAGACTTTTATATTTTCACTAACCCACCGCAAATTGAATTAAAAGACTATAAAGGCATTGTTCAGCCGGATTCTGTTCAATGGATTAAAGTAAGTGGTGTATATCGTGCCAAAGGAGGCGAAAAGTATCTATCTATTGGTAATTTCTCCACCACTCATTTTAAGGATCGATTAAAGAAAAAGAATTGGTGGAGTCTCAATTTTTGGCATCATGAAGCTTATTACTTTGTTGATAAGGTTTCTTTAGTACGGCTAGAAGAATATTCTGTGGAGCAAGATTCTATTCTTGCTGAAAATTATATTGATACAACGATCACCAATGAGCAGGAAAACTACATCTATAAAATCGAAAAGGATTCTACTTTGGTCATTGAAAATATTCAATTCGCATCTGCAAGCGACCGTTTATTACCAAAGTCATATAAAGACCTGGAACTTATTTTGGAATATCTAAACGAAAATCCAACTAAGAATATTGAAATTGTTGGACATACGGATAATGTAGGAACCTCAGCAGCCAACCAAAAGCTTTCGGAAAAACGTGCTAAATCAGTTTACGATTATTTCATCTCTAATTATATCGACAAATCTAGAATTAGCTATATGGGTAAAGGAGAAAACGAACCTATTGCAGATAATGAAACAGGATTAGGAAGAAGAGCAAACAGACGAGTTGAATTAAAATTGGTAGATTCTAAATAA